The Bacteriovorax sp. PP10 nucleotide sequence GTAAACGCCAGGGATCAGCAACTGACGGGATCTATAGAAAGTGGATGGGAATTGGATATATCGGAAGCCCAGACCTGTTTTAATTAAGAAAAAAGTTTCTGTCCTAGAATATATAAGGCCTTAGAAGATTGATAAATTTTACATGATCTGAGTTAAAGAACCATAACTTGGATCATAATAAGAGATATCTTTTTTTTAAGGTCTTTTTTTATTTTAAGGAACTCGTTATGAAAACTACCATTTTTTCGTTCTGCGCTCTTCTTGTATTATCTTTTAACTCTGCATCCGCGAGGACAGTTGTTATTAGTGATATCGACGACACAATCAAAATGACAGGTGTTTTAAATAACAAACTTCATGTTGGATTTAACGGACTATTTAGTAAAAGAGCATTCGCTGGAATGAGCGAGTTGTATCATGAGTATCACGATAGAGGGTACGGTATTTATTATGTAAGTGGATCTCCTAAGATGATCGATTGTCGCATTGAAGACTTCCTGGTTGAAAAAGACTTTCCTCAAGCAGATCAAAGATTCTTAAAAGATAAAATCAGCAGCGATACATATAAATTTAAAATGGAATCGATTAGAAATGTTATCGCCAAAGAAAATCCAACAAGCCTTATTCTAATTGGTGATGATACGGAACACGATCCAGATGTTTATAATGATATTTCAAAAGAGTATCCTGGATTAGTAGAGGCCATCTATATCCGTGCAGTTCAAGATGCAAAATTGCCAGTAAGTACATTGATGAGAAATTTCTTTTCTTCAGTTGAAATCGCCGCTAATGAAATGATCAGAGGTGAGTTGGATTATAAAGGATTAGATAATGTTGCTAATGGCTTTGTTGAACAAACTAAGGACAGTGGAATTCAGTTAGATGACTTCTACTGCCCAAAATCTGGAAGAGATGAAATTAATAATTTAATGTCACATAGCAAATTATCAGATACAAAAATTGTTAAGCTTTTATTGCGCGTTCAAAATAAAATCATGAAGACGTGTAAAGACAGATAATTATTTTGTAAGGTGATCTGGCGTAAACGATAACGGCATTAAGTCTGAAAACTTCATGACTGTTTCTTTTCCGGCCACGTCACCAATGATAACTTCCATATCACTCGTTGCGAACTCACTCATTACCTGACGGCACATTCCACATGGTGGCCATCCTTCTTTGGTATACACATACACTTTTTTGATTTGCATTTTTTTGTCTGAAACAGCTTTCAGGATAGCTACGCGTTCAGCACAGATTGTTCCACCGTAACTTGCGTTTTCGATATTGCATCCAGTGTAGATACTTCCGTCGCTCATTTCAATCGCACTACCAACTTTGGCGTGAGAGTAAGGAGAGTAGGCAGCTTCTGAAGCTTCTTGAGCTTTTTGACGAAGGACTTTTTTGATTTCCATATTTACTTCCTTACTAAAATTTAGCGATGGCATTGTTTAGAAGAGCTGTGAAGTTATCCATAACTTTTAGCGCTTCGTCTTTAATGTCTTCATGTTTTAATTTTTGATCGATGATACCAGCACCCATGTTTGTTACACATGAGATCCCACAAACTTTAAGTCCAATGTGGTTAGCGATAATCACTTCGTGAACTGTACTCATACCAACAACATCACCACCAAGAATTCTGAACATTTTGATTTCAGCTGGTG carries:
- a CDS encoding cytidine deaminase — its product is MEIKKVLRQKAQEASEAAYSPYSHAKVGSAIEMSDGSIYTGCNIENASYGGTICAERVAILKAVSDKKMQIKKVYVYTKEGWPPCGMCRQVMSEFATSDMEVIIGDVAGKETVMKFSDLMPLSFTPDHLTK
- a CDS encoding phosphatase domain-containing protein; the protein is MKTTIFSFCALLVLSFNSASARTVVISDIDDTIKMTGVLNNKLHVGFNGLFSKRAFAGMSELYHEYHDRGYGIYYVSGSPKMIDCRIEDFLVEKDFPQADQRFLKDKISSDTYKFKMESIRNVIAKENPTSLILIGDDTEHDPDVYNDISKEYPGLVEAIYIRAVQDAKLPVSTLMRNFFSSVEIAANEMIRGELDYKGLDNVANGFVEQTKDSGIQLDDFYCPKSGRDEINNLMSHSKLSDTKIVKLLLRVQNKIMKTCKDR